In Helianthus annuus cultivar XRQ/B chromosome 8, HanXRQr2.0-SUNRISE, whole genome shotgun sequence, a single genomic region encodes these proteins:
- the LOC110873255 gene encoding mitogen-activated protein kinase kinase kinase 18, with protein sequence MNNYTTSCESSWYRLNNIGKGSFGAVSLAVDQSGQTLAVKSVEKKSNEFLRYLESEIRILKSLSSPHIVKYLGDDVTREGLSVYRNLHMEYMPNGTLADVAKQHVISTNDVRDYTWCITSALSYIHARNIVHCDVKGANILLGNTAGTAKLADFGSAIDVRNITCNTRGSPLWMAPEVIRGEYIGPESDVWSLGCTVIEMITGKPAWQDRGVDTLRLIGYSGAVPELKTTTPVPHDLRDFLNKCLKREPSERWSCDQLLQHPFLLSCSPPSSPQITINTCKLSPRCIFDWSDSNSSSSSGSSSSSTYESTVDTCQFSMNNAKQRIGKLASTSGVIWETEGWEVVRHVTATTTTTWEYSDSVDDEESVTGSGGVKWDFSESTTSEAWGTMDSVDIYRCCYMYVWLQKMCDIIVVFNLNFIQHIQYTQWLTSTPSVVVHGLLIDTWNIFMNENKVYKIVYDVIWQWHIGICPFETWVGGW encoded by the coding sequence ATGAACAATTATACCACATCTTGTGAGTCCAGCTGGTACCGTCTGAACAACATCGGTAAAGGATCATTTGGAGCGGTGAGTCTCGCCGTTGACCAATCCGGTCAAACACTCGCGGTCAAATCCGTCGAGAAAAAATCTAACGAGTTTCTCCGGTATCTCGAGAGCGAGATTCGCATATTGAAATCGCTATCCTCGCCACACATCGTTAAATATCTCGGAGACGACGTTACGCGTGAGGGGTTATCCGTGTACCGGAACCTACACATGGAGTACATGCCCAATGGCACTCTTGCTGACGTGGCAaaacaacacgttatcagcacgaatgATGTTCGGGATTACACGTGGTGCATCACGTCCGCGTTGAGCTACATTCACGCCCGAAACATCGTCCACTGCGACGTAAAAGGCGCGAATATATTGCTCGGAAACACCGCCGGAACCGCCAAGCTTGCCGACTTCGGTTCCGCGATTGATGTAAGGAATATCACGTGTAACACACGTGGCAGTCCGTTATGGATGGCGCCTGAGGTCATCCGAGGCGAGTACATCGGACCAGAGTCCGATGTATGGTCGTTAGGGTGTACAGTGATCGAAATGATCACCGGAAAGCCAGCCTGGCAAGACCGGGGAGTCGACACTCTCCGGTTAATCGGATACTCCGGCGCGGTACCGGAGTTGAAAACAACAACTCCGGTACCGCACGATCTACGTGattttttaaacaagtgtttgaAACGTGAACCGAGTGAAAGATGGAGCTGTGATCAGCTGCTACAGCACCCATTTCTGTTATCCTGTTCCCCACCATCCTCACCGCAGATCACGATCAACACTTGTAAATTGTCTCCAAGATGCATATTTGATTGGTCTGATTCAAATTCAAGTTCAAGTTCAGGTTCAAGTTCAAGTTCAACTTACGAATCAACCGTTGACACGTGTCAATTCAGCATGAACAACGCGAAACAGAGGATTGGTAAATTAGCTTCAACTTCAGGGGTAATTTGGGAAACGGAAGGGTGGGAGGTGGTGAGGCACGTGAcggctactactactactacgtGGGAATATTCTGATTCCGTTGATGATGAAGAAAGTGTGACTGGGAGTGGAGGGGTAAAATGGGATTTTAGTGAAAGTACAACAAGTGAAGCATGGGGTACAATGGATAGTGTAGATATATACAGGTGTTGTTATATGTATGTTTGGTTACAAAAAATGTGTGATATAATTGTTGTGTTTAATTTGAATTTTATCCAACATATTCAGTACACGCAATGGTTAACTTCAACGCCAAGTGTTGTTGTTCATGGTTTGTTAATTGACACGTGGAATATTTTTATGAATGAAAACAAAGTTTATAAAATTGTGTATGATGTCATATGGCAATGGCATATTGGCATCTGCCCTTTTGAGACgtgggtgggtgggtggtga